A genomic window from Bdellovibrio sp. SKB1291214 includes:
- a CDS encoding FxsA family protein, translated as MFVVPLPWVIAEIIIFFSVVRIAGFFNTMLIYFVPCLLGILIVNTVGRMALMSLQSTVSRGQLPANKLLHSGAVFIAGLCFLVPSAFTRVAGIFLILPGFRHLIVWRFKLYMAKKMASGTARVFNFGSGPFGFGGFGNRGGMGGGPQAGGPGGFKYYEFRNDGSGFRDMNEDTPQERELTDVEVVDVTPLEITHQKNKKTDE; from the coding sequence ATGTTCGTAGTTCCATTACCGTGGGTGATTGCCGAAATAATTATTTTCTTTTCTGTGGTTCGTATTGCCGGTTTTTTTAATACGATGCTGATTTACTTCGTGCCTTGTCTATTAGGTATTTTGATTGTGAATACGGTCGGACGTATGGCATTGATGAGTTTGCAGTCCACGGTGTCTCGCGGCCAATTACCAGCGAACAAGCTTTTGCATTCAGGTGCGGTTTTCATCGCGGGTCTTTGCTTTTTGGTTCCTTCAGCCTTTACTAGAGTCGCGGGGATTTTTCTAATCCTTCCAGGTTTTCGTCATTTGATCGTGTGGAGATTTAAATTATATATGGCTAAAAAAATGGCGAGTGGCACAGCACGCGTCTTTAATTTCGGCTCTGGACCCTTTGGCTTTGGTGGCTTCGGGAATAGGGGCGGAATGGGCGGTGGACCTCAAGCGGGAGGCCCTGGCGGCTTTAAATATTATGAATTCCGCAACGACGGCTCAGGTTTCAGAGATATGAACGAAGACACTCCACAAGAGCGCGAGTTAACGGATGTCGAAGTCGTAGATGTCACTCCGCTAGAAATCACTCATCAAAAGAACAAAAAGACCGACGAATAA
- a CDS encoding exodeoxyribonuclease III has translation MKIISWNVNGIRACHKKGLVEFVKAENPDIFCVQETKAHIDQVEVEARQLHRPHAYWSSAVKKGYSGVATFLMNEPASVKHGIGIEAYDSEGRIVMTEHPHFDLYNIYFPNGGSGDERHAFKQQFLKDLYTHLKEKLATGRQIIVVGDYNVAHDDKDVFDPIRLSKVSGFFPEERAWFDSFLDLGFIDTFRYFKPYEENRYSWWSYYDFARERNSGWRIDYICISKGLEKNLVSADILDKVEGSDHCPVVATLEF, from the coding sequence GTGAAAATCATTTCTTGGAATGTGAATGGCATCAGAGCCTGCCATAAGAAAGGCCTTGTCGAATTCGTGAAAGCTGAAAATCCAGATATTTTCTGTGTTCAAGAGACCAAAGCTCATATCGATCAAGTCGAGGTTGAAGCGCGTCAGTTGCATCGTCCTCATGCATACTGGTCGTCTGCTGTTAAAAAAGGATATTCAGGAGTCGCAACTTTCTTAATGAACGAACCAGCTTCCGTAAAACATGGAATTGGTATTGAGGCTTACGATTCTGAAGGCCGTATTGTAATGACCGAGCATCCTCATTTTGATTTGTATAATATTTATTTTCCCAACGGTGGTTCCGGCGATGAACGCCACGCTTTTAAACAGCAGTTTTTGAAGGACCTTTATACGCATTTGAAAGAAAAGTTGGCAACGGGCCGTCAAATCATCGTGGTTGGCGATTACAATGTCGCACATGATGATAAGGACGTATTCGATCCGATTCGTCTGTCTAAAGTCAGCGGCTTTTTTCCAGAGGAACGCGCTTGGTTTGATTCTTTCTTGGATCTTGGATTCATAGACACCTTCCGGTACTTCAAGCCATACGAAGAAAATCGGTACTCATGGTGGTCCTACTATGATTTCGCACGTGAAAGAAACAGCGGTTGGAGAATTGATTATATTTGTATCTCGAAAGGTCTTGAGAAAAATCTGGTATCCGCTGATATCTTAGACAAAGTTGAAGGTTCCGATCACTGCCCAGTGGTTGCGACTTTGGAGTTTTAA
- a CDS encoding alpha/beta hydrolase, with product MITTDLFKHKFIPAKKKSEFLMIVLHGRGDSIRPFREFDNELNIPEMNYLLLNAPRKFMTGYTWYGEPPYQANGVLKIREKLFTLLNDLELQGWKSENIFFFGFSQGCLISADIGLNYPKKLGGVVGISGYFNFYPRWRNNLAVDSKKTPWMFTHGHADDVLPLPETKYGVQKLKDAGLKVEWIEMEKKHTLEEEEYPMIRKWVRTQLATLGR from the coding sequence TACTGATCTGTTTAAACACAAATTCATTCCTGCTAAAAAGAAATCAGAATTTTTAATGATCGTACTGCATGGTCGTGGTGATAGCATTCGCCCCTTCCGTGAATTCGATAACGAATTGAATATTCCAGAGATGAACTACCTGCTGCTGAATGCCCCTCGTAAGTTCATGACAGGATACACATGGTACGGTGAGCCCCCGTATCAAGCAAATGGCGTACTGAAAATCCGCGAAAAACTATTTACTCTTTTGAATGATCTTGAGCTTCAAGGTTGGAAGAGTGAGAACATTTTCTTTTTCGGGTTCTCGCAAGGTTGCTTGATCAGTGCGGACATTGGTTTGAATTATCCAAAAAAATTAGGCGGCGTGGTGGGTATCAGTGGATACTTCAACTTCTATCCACGCTGGAGAAACAACTTGGCGGTGGATTCTAAGAAAACCCCGTGGATGTTTACTCACGGTCATGCGGACGATGTCTTGCCTTTGCCTGAGACCAAGTATGGCGTGCAAAAATTAAAAGATGCAGGGCTAAAAGTGGAGTGGATTGAGATGGAAAAGAAACACACTTTGGAAGAAGAAGAATACCCAATGATTCGTAAGTGGGTAAGAACGCAGTTAGCCACGCTTGGCAGATAA